The following coding sequences lie in one Rutidosis leptorrhynchoides isolate AG116_Rl617_1_P2 chromosome 4, CSIRO_AGI_Rlap_v1, whole genome shotgun sequence genomic window:
- the LOC139904173 gene encoding U-box domain-containing protein 14-like isoform X2: protein MQIELVHVQFKRVKGRIDSPDLQLNRDLDMMKKGNEPDLETIKRLSEILCLTTVNDLKREPIAIHDMVIATGGYPEDRFEMMSFLLRKIKDCVMLGSPEVDMNVVETSVITHRSPVIPDNFRCPISFELMKRSCYCINWAGDKGGLLGI from the exons ATGCAGATCGAGCTTGTGCACGTACAATTTAAAAGAGTAAAAGGGCGAATAGATTCTCCTGATTTACAGCTTAACAGAGATTTGGATATGATGAAAAAGGGAAACGAGCCTGATCTCGAAACAATCAAAAGACTATCTGAAATATTGTGTCTTACAACGGTTAATGATTTAAAGAGGGAACCAATTGCAATTCATGATATGGTAATTGCGACTGGTGGTTATCCTGAAGATCGGTTTGAGATGATGTCATTTCTTTTAAGGAAAATTAAAGATTGTGTGATGTTGGGGAGCCCCGAAGTTGATATGAACGTGGTGGAAACGAGTGTGATTACGCATCGATCGCCTGTTATTCCTGACAATTTTCGATGCCCGATATCTTTTGAATTGATGAAAAGATCCTGTTATTGTATCAACTGGGCAG GTGACAAAGGTGGACTGTTGGGCATTTGA
- the LOC139904173 gene encoding U-box domain-containing protein 14-like isoform X1: MQIELVHVQFKRVKGRIDSPDLQLNRDLDMMKKGNEPDLETIKRLSEILCLTTVNDLKREPIAIHDMVIATGGYPEDRFEMMSFLLRKIKDCVMLGSPEVDMNVVETSVITHRSPVIPDNFRCPISFELMKRSCYCINWAGYTWMYHINNFYPNG; the protein is encoded by the exons ATGCAGATCGAGCTTGTGCACGTACAATTTAAAAGAGTAAAAGGGCGAATAGATTCTCCTGATTTACAGCTTAACAGAGATTTGGATATGATGAAAAAGGGAAACGAGCCTGATCTCGAAACAATCAAAAGACTATCTGAAATATTGTGTCTTACAACGGTTAATGATTTAAAGAGGGAACCAATTGCAATTCATGATATGGTAATTGCGACTGGTGGTTATCCTGAAGATCGGTTTGAGATGATGTCATTTCTTTTAAGGAAAATTAAAGATTGTGTGATGTTGGGGAGCCCCGAAGTTGATATGAACGTGGTGGAAACGAGTGTGATTACGCATCGATCGCCTGTTATTCCTGACAATTTTCGATGCCCGATATCTTTTGAATTGATGAAAAGATCCTGTTATTGTATCAACTGGGCAG GTTATACGTGGATGTATCATATCAACAATTTTTATCCCAATGGATAA